From Klebsiella sp. RIT-PI-d, one genomic window encodes:
- the accC gene encoding acetyl-CoA carboxylase biotin carboxylase subunit, which produces MLDKIVIANRGEIALRILRACKELGIKTVAVHSTADRDLKHVLLADETVCIGPAPSVKSYLNIPAIISAAEITGAVAIHPGYGFLSENANFAEQVERSGFIFIGPKADTIRLMGDKVSAITAMKKAGVPTVPGSDGPLGDDMDANRAHAKRIGYPVIIKASGGGGGRGMRVVRSDAELEQSISMTKAEAKAAFSNDMVYMEKYLENPRHIEIQVLADGQGNAIYLAERDCSMQRRHQKVVEEAPAPGITPELRRYIGERCSKACVDIGYRGAGTFEFLFENGEFYFIEMNTRIQVEHPVTEMITGVDLIKEQLRIAAGQPLSIKQDEVVVRGHAVECRINAEDPNTFLPSPGKITRFHAPGGFGVRWESHIYAGYTVPPHYDSMIGKLICYGENRDVAISRMKNALQELIIDGIKTNVELQMRIMNDEHFQNGGTNIHYLEKKLGLQ; this is translated from the coding sequence ATGCTGGATAAAATTGTCATTGCTAACCGTGGCGAGATCGCACTGCGTATCCTTCGTGCCTGTAAAGAGCTGGGCATTAAGACTGTCGCTGTACACTCCACTGCGGATCGCGATTTAAAACACGTATTGCTGGCGGATGAGACCGTGTGTATCGGTCCTGCTCCGTCTGTAAAAAGCTATCTGAACATCCCGGCAATCATCAGCGCCGCTGAAATCACCGGCGCGGTGGCAATCCATCCGGGTTATGGCTTCCTGTCTGAGAACGCCAACTTTGCTGAGCAGGTTGAACGCTCCGGCTTTATTTTCATCGGCCCGAAAGCCGACACCATTCGCCTGATGGGCGATAAAGTGTCCGCGATCACCGCCATGAAGAAAGCTGGCGTACCAACTGTACCTGGCTCCGACGGCCCTCTGGGCGACGATATGGATGCTAACCGCGCTCATGCTAAACGCATTGGCTATCCGGTTATCATTAAGGCGTCAGGCGGCGGCGGCGGTCGTGGTATGCGCGTAGTGCGCAGCGATGCCGAACTGGAGCAGTCCATTTCCATGACGAAGGCTGAAGCGAAAGCTGCTTTCAGCAACGACATGGTTTACATGGAAAAATACCTGGAAAACCCACGTCACATCGAAATTCAGGTGCTGGCTGACGGTCAGGGTAATGCAATCTATCTGGCTGAACGCGACTGCTCAATGCAGCGTCGTCACCAGAAAGTTGTTGAAGAAGCCCCTGCGCCAGGCATCACGCCGGAACTGCGTCGCTACATCGGTGAGCGCTGCTCAAAAGCGTGTGTTGATATCGGTTATCGCGGGGCGGGTACGTTTGAGTTCCTGTTTGAAAACGGCGAGTTCTATTTCATCGAAATGAATACCCGTATTCAGGTTGAGCATCCGGTTACCGAAATGATCACCGGCGTTGATCTGATCAAAGAGCAACTGCGCATCGCGGCGGGTCAACCGTTGTCCATCAAGCAGGATGAAGTTGTGGTGAGAGGCCATGCGGTAGAGTGCCGTATCAACGCTGAAGACCCGAACACCTTCCTGCCAAGCCCGGGTAAAATCACGCGTTTTCACGCGCCGGGCGGTTTTGGTGTACGTTGGGAGTCTCATATCTACGCAGGCTACACTGTGCCTCCGCACTATGATTCTATGATCGGCAAACTGATTTGCTACGGTGAAAACCGTGATGTGGCCATTTCTCGCATGAAAAATGCCCTGCAGGAATTAATCATCGACGGGATTAAAACCAACGTTGAGCTGCAAATGCGCATTATGAATGACGAGCATTTCCAGAATGGTGGAACCAACATCCACTATCTGGAGAAAAAACTCGGCCTGCAATAG
- the panF gene encoding sodium/pantothenate symporter, whose translation MQFEVIAALVIYLLAVFALSIYAMRQRQTGTFLSEYFLGSRSMGGFVLAMTLTTTYISASSFIGGPGAAYKYGLGWVLLAMIQVPTIWLSLGILGKKFAILARRYNAITLNDMLMARYQSRTVVWIASISLLVAFVGAIAVQFIGGARLLETAVGINYESGLLIFGITIALYTAFGGFRASVLNDTMQGMVMLVGTLVLLIGVIHSAGGLDVAVGKLQHIDPQLVSPDGADHILTPTFMTSFWVLVCFGVIGLPHTAVRCISYKDSRAVHRGIIIGTIVVSLLMLGMHLAGALGRAILPDLTVPDLVIPTLMLQVLPPWAAGIFLAAPMAAIMSNVNAHLLQASATIVKDLWLSAQPTKVRHEKQLKRISMATTLILGVLMMLAAWRPPEMIIWLNLLAFGGLEAVFLWPLVLGLYWERANAAGALSAMIVGGVLYTVLASWNIQWLGFHPIVPSLLISLLAFLVGNRFGSAPPQAAVISTDK comes from the coding sequence ATGCAGTTTGAAGTTATTGCCGCGCTGGTGATTTATCTGCTGGCGGTGTTTGCGCTTTCTATTTATGCCATGCGCCAGCGGCAGACGGGCACTTTTCTAAGTGAATATTTTCTTGGTAGTCGTTCTATGGGCGGCTTTGTGCTGGCAATGACTCTGACAACGACCTATATCAGCGCCAGCTCGTTTATTGGCGGCCCGGGGGCGGCATACAAATATGGCCTTGGTTGGGTGCTACTGGCGATGATCCAGGTACCAACTATCTGGCTGTCGCTGGGCATATTGGGCAAGAAGTTCGCTATTCTCGCCCGCCGCTATAACGCCATTACCCTCAACGACATGCTGATGGCCCGCTACCAGAGTCGAACCGTGGTGTGGATTGCCAGTATCAGTTTACTGGTGGCCTTTGTCGGCGCGATCGCCGTCCAGTTTATTGGCGGTGCCCGGCTGCTCGAAACGGCTGTGGGAATCAACTATGAATCGGGCCTGCTAATTTTTGGCATTACGATTGCGTTATATACCGCATTCGGTGGCTTTCGGGCCAGCGTACTCAATGACACCATGCAGGGAATGGTTATGCTGGTTGGTACGCTGGTGCTACTGATTGGCGTTATTCACTCGGCAGGCGGACTGGATGTCGCCGTTGGTAAGCTGCAACATATCGATCCTCAACTTGTTTCGCCCGACGGCGCCGATCATATTTTAACGCCGACTTTTATGACATCCTTTTGGGTGCTGGTCTGCTTTGGCGTGATTGGTTTACCTCATACGGCGGTACGCTGTATCTCTTATAAAGACAGCAGGGCCGTGCATCGCGGGATCATCATTGGCACCATCGTGGTATCACTATTAATGCTGGGAATGCATCTGGCGGGCGCGCTCGGTCGTGCCATACTGCCGGACTTAACGGTGCCCGATCTGGTGATCCCAACGCTGATGTTACAGGTCCTGCCACCATGGGCGGCCGGGATTTTTCTGGCGGCACCTATGGCCGCGATCATGTCTAACGTTAACGCACATCTGCTCCAGGCCTCGGCAACCATTGTGAAAGATCTGTGGCTTAGCGCGCAGCCAACAAAAGTTCGTCATGAAAAGCAACTGAAGCGGATATCAATGGCCACGACCTTGATCCTCGGCGTGCTTATGATGCTGGCTGCCTGGCGTCCACCGGAAATGATCATCTGGCTGAATCTGCTGGCGTTTGGTGGGCTGGAAGCCGTCTTCTTGTGGCCGCTGGTGCTGGGTCTGTACTGGGAGAGAGCGAATGCTGCTGGCGCGCTGAGTGCGATGATCGTTGGTGGGGTGCTGTATACTGTCCTCGCGAGCTGGAATATTCAGTGGCTGGGCTTTCATCCCATCGTCCCTTCACTTTTGATAAGTTTGTTGGCTTTTCTGGTAGGCAACCGATTTGGTTCTGCCCCACCACAAGCTGCCGTTATTTCTACTGATAAATAA
- the accB gene encoding acetyl-CoA carboxylase biotin carboxyl carrier protein, with protein MDIRKIKKLIELVEESGISELEISEGEESVRISRAAPNAGFPMMQQAYAAPVMQQPALSNAVATAATPAMEAPAAAEISGHIVRSPMVGTFYRTPSPDAKAFIEVGQKVNVGDTLCIVEAMKMMNQIEADKSGVVKAILLETGQPVEFDEPLVVIE; from the coding sequence ATGGATATTCGTAAGATTAAAAAACTGATCGAGCTGGTTGAAGAATCAGGCATCTCCGAACTGGAAATTTCTGAAGGCGAAGAGTCTGTACGCATCAGTCGTGCAGCGCCAAATGCAGGTTTTCCGATGATGCAACAGGCTTATGCTGCACCCGTTATGCAGCAGCCGGCTTTATCTAACGCTGTAGCTACAGCGGCAACGCCAGCGATGGAAGCGCCAGCAGCGGCAGAAATCAGTGGCCACATCGTACGTTCCCCGATGGTCGGTACATTCTACCGTACCCCGAGCCCGGACGCTAAAGCGTTCATTGAAGTGGGCCAAAAAGTCAATGTAGGCGACACCCTGTGCATCGTTGAAGCAATGAAAATGATGAACCAGATCGAAGCCGACAAATCGGGCGTGGTGAAAGCCATTCTGCTCGAAACAGGTCAACCGGTAGAATTTGACGAGCCGCTGGTCGTCATCGAGTAA
- a CDS encoding YhdT family protein has protein sequence MNTRFAQAHKEARWALGLTLLYLAAWLVAAYLPDSAQGITGLPHWFEMACLLVPLVFTLLCWLMVRFIFRDISLENNDAV, from the coding sequence ATGAACACACGTTTTGCTCAGGCTCATAAAGAAGCGCGCTGGGCGCTGGGATTGACGCTTCTTTATCTCGCCGCATGGTTAGTGGCCGCTTACTTACCTGATTCAGCGCAGGGTATCACGGGTCTGCCGCACTGGTTCGAAATGGCCTGTCTGCTCGTTCCTCTGGTATTTACGTTGCTATGTTGGCTCATGGTGCGCTTTATCTTCCGCGATATCTCTCTGGAGAATAACGATGCAGTTTGA
- a CDS encoding MDR family oxidoreductase: protein MQALLLEQQEGKTLASVQRIDDNQLPEGNVTVDIQWSSLNYKDALAITGKGKIIRNFPMVPGIDFAGVVHASDDPRFHPGQQVVLTGWGVGENHWGGLAGRARVNGDWLVALPEGLDDRKAMIIGTAGFTAMLCVMALEDAGIRPHSGEILVTGASGGVGSTAVALLHKLGYQVVAVSGRESTHDYLRDLGASRILGRDEFAETRPLEKQLWAGAIDTVGNHVLAKVLAQMNYGGCVAACGLAGGFALPTTVMPFILRNVRLQGVDSVMAPAARRIEAWRRLAQDLPETFYTQATTQITLDEAPKVAEAIINNQVQGRTLVKVN from the coding sequence ATGCAGGCTTTACTCTTAGAACAGCAGGAAGGAAAAACGCTCGCATCGGTGCAACGCATTGATGACAACCAGCTACCCGAGGGCAATGTCACCGTAGACATTCAGTGGTCCAGCCTGAACTATAAAGATGCGCTGGCCATCACCGGTAAAGGCAAAATCATCCGCAACTTTCCTATGGTACCCGGTATTGATTTTGCCGGAGTCGTTCATGCGAGCGACGATCCGCGTTTTCATCCTGGCCAGCAGGTCGTGCTGACCGGCTGGGGCGTGGGGGAAAATCACTGGGGCGGGCTTGCCGGGCGCGCGCGCGTAAACGGCGACTGGCTGGTTGCGCTTCCGGAAGGACTCGACGACCGGAAAGCAATGATCATTGGTACGGCAGGCTTTACCGCCATGCTGTGCGTCATGGCACTGGAAGACGCCGGTATTCGTCCTCACAGCGGCGAGATCCTGGTTACCGGCGCCAGCGGCGGCGTTGGCAGCACCGCCGTAGCACTGCTGCATAAACTGGGCTATCAGGTTGTCGCGGTTTCTGGTCGCGAAAGTACGCATGATTACCTGCGCGATTTAGGTGCCAGCCGTATTCTGGGACGCGATGAGTTTGCCGAAACGCGTCCGCTGGAAAAACAGCTTTGGGCGGGGGCTATTGATACGGTCGGCAACCACGTGCTGGCGAAAGTGCTGGCGCAGATGAACTATGGCGGCTGCGTGGCCGCCTGCGGCCTGGCGGGTGGTTTTGCCCTGCCGACGACGGTGATGCCGTTTATTCTGCGTAATGTGCGCTTACAGGGTGTGGACTCGGTGATGGCGCCTGCGGCACGTCGTATAGAAGCCTGGCGTCGTCTGGCCCAGGATCTGCCAGAAACGTTTTACACTCAGGCTACAACGCAAATCACTCTTGATGAAGCGCCGAAAGTGGCTGAAGCTATCATTAATAATCAGGTGCAAGGTCGTACCCTGGTTAAAGTGAATTAG
- the msrP gene encoding protein-methionine-sulfoxide reductase catalytic subunit MsrP, whose amino-acid sequence MKKLRRLTEADVTAESAFFMQRRQVLQALGISAATLSVPTLARADLLDWFKGHDRPPAPSGKPLDFIRPAEWQSTLPLTPEDKVTGYNNFYEFGLDKADPAANAGTLKTDPWTLKIDGEVNKPLTLDHDDLTRRFPLEERIYRMRCVEAWSMVVPWIGFPLHKLLALVEPNSHAKYVAFKTIYAPEQMPGQKDRFIGGGLKYPYVEGLRLDEAMNPLTLLTTGVYGKALPPQNGAPVRLTVPWKYGFKGIKSIVSITLTRERPPTTWNLSAPGEYGFYANVNPHVDHPRWSQATERFIGSGGVLDVKRQPTLLFNGYADQVASLYKGLNLRESF is encoded by the coding sequence ATGAAGAAATTACGTCGCTTAACCGAAGCCGATGTCACCGCCGAATCGGCTTTTTTTATGCAGCGCCGCCAGGTTCTGCAAGCGCTGGGGATCAGCGCCGCCACGCTCAGTGTACCAACCTTAGCCCGGGCGGATTTACTCGACTGGTTTAAAGGCCACGATCGCCCTCCGGCCCCTTCCGGCAAGCCGCTGGATTTTATCCGCCCTGCCGAGTGGCAAAGTACACTTCCTCTTACCCCGGAAGATAAAGTCACTGGCTATAACAACTTTTATGAATTTGGTCTGGATAAAGCCGATCCTGCCGCCAATGCGGGCACTCTGAAAACCGATCCGTGGACGTTAAAGATTGATGGTGAAGTGAATAAACCGCTCACGCTCGATCATGACGATTTGACCCGACGTTTCCCGCTCGAAGAGCGTATTTATCGGATGCGCTGTGTTGAGGCGTGGTCAATGGTGGTCCCCTGGATCGGCTTCCCGCTGCATAAGCTGCTGGCGCTGGTGGAACCTAACAGTCATGCAAAATATGTCGCTTTTAAGACCATTTATGCGCCAGAACAAATGCCAGGGCAGAAAGATCGCTTTATCGGTGGCGGCCTGAAATACCCGTATGTTGAAGGGTTGAGACTGGACGAGGCGATGAATCCTCTGACATTGCTTACAACCGGCGTATACGGCAAAGCGCTGCCGCCGCAAAACGGCGCGCCGGTGCGTCTGACGGTACCGTGGAAGTATGGCTTTAAGGGAATTAAATCGATTGTCAGTATTACTCTCACTCGTGAACGGCCCCCCACAACCTGGAATCTGTCTGCGCCGGGCGAGTACGGATTTTATGCCAATGTCAATCCGCATGTAGATCATCCGCGCTGGTCGCAGGCAACGGAGCGTTTTATCGGCTCCGGCGGCGTACTTGATGTAAAACGCCAACCAACGCTGCTGTTCAACGGCTATGCCGACCAGGTGGCGTCGCTGTATAAAGGTCTTAATTTACGGGAGAGTTTTTAA
- the msrQ gene encoding protein-methionine-sulfoxide reductase heme-binding subunit MsrQ produces MRLTAKQITGLKVVLHLAAFLPLVWLFWAASQGYFSADPAKDIQHFTGRMALKLLLATLLVTPLTRYAKQPLLIRTRRLLGLWCFAWATLHLTSYTLLELGINNLSLLGQELVTRPYLTLGGISWLILLALAVTSPQVMQRKLGRLWQKLHNCIYLVAIFVPIHYLWSVKILSPQPVIYAVLALLLLAWRHKKFRQWLR; encoded by the coding sequence GTGCGATTAACGGCAAAACAGATAACTGGGCTGAAAGTCGTTCTGCATCTTGCGGCTTTTCTGCCGCTGGTGTGGCTATTCTGGGCCGCCTCACAGGGCTATTTTAGCGCCGATCCGGCGAAAGATATTCAGCATTTTACCGGTAGGATGGCTCTGAAATTATTGCTGGCAACCTTGCTGGTGACGCCGTTAACACGTTACGCTAAGCAACCGCTCCTGATCCGTACTCGCCGTCTTTTAGGGCTCTGGTGTTTTGCCTGGGCGACCCTGCATTTAACCAGTTATACGCTACTGGAACTGGGTATTAACAATTTGTCATTGCTGGGTCAGGAGCTGGTAACGCGTCCCTATCTTACCTTAGGCGGCATTAGCTGGCTGATCCTGCTGGCGCTGGCAGTGACATCTCCCCAGGTTATGCAACGAAAGCTGGGGCGGCTCTGGCAAAAATTGCATAACTGCATCTATCTTGTCGCCATCTTCGTACCCATACACTATTTGTGGTCAGTGAAGATATTGTCACCGCAGCCTGTCATTTATGCCGTGCTGGCATTGCTGCTTTTGGCATGGCGTCATAAGAAGTTCCGTCAGTGGCTGCGTTAA